A portion of the Syngnathoides biaculeatus isolate LvHL_M chromosome 7, ASM1980259v1, whole genome shotgun sequence genome contains these proteins:
- the s1pr4 gene encoding sphingosine 1-phosphate receptor 4 isoform X2 → MDHLSSLTSSSSCPHLYHLLAFPTNTSLANISGISHVILRHYNHTGRLKNRTVSSSQNHISASVVFFLFVSILIILENSLVLVAVVSHIRCSRRWVYVCIANITLSDILTGAAYLLNICMSGSQTFQLTPVLWLFREGMLFVALAASVFSLLLIAVERYMTIIKALPQKSTRSSYHRIYGLVALCWVLALVIGFLPLLGWNCVCSLDECSTLLPLYSKTYILFSLIIFILILLAIGAIYGAIYSHVHKSAQPGLQRCRKRSLALLKTVITIVGVFMLCWGPLFLLLLVDFFCKSRQCTPLFNADFFISLAVLNSGLNPIIHTLGSSEMRRAMTQLLCRCCPKAILCRPDALASKETSSTSESRQDSLRNSFNKVRNTSVTSPPPNPKKGHKVSKKCRLSSTTSCLSVSSG, encoded by the coding sequence ATGGATCATCTCTCCTCCCTCACATCCTCATCCTCCTGCCCACACTTGTATCATTTACTCGCTTTCCCCACCAACACCTCCCTTGCAAACATCTCCGGGATCAGCCACGTGATCCTGCGGCATTACAACCACACGGGTCGTCTGAAGAACAGGACCGTCTCAAGCTCTCAGAACCACATCAGCGCCTCCGTggtcttcttcctctttgtcaGCATTCTCATCATCCTGGAGAATTCCCTGGTGCTGGTGGCTGTTGTTTCCCACATTCGCTGCAGTCGGCGTTGGGTTTACGTGTGCATCGCCAACATCACCCTCAGTGACATCCTGACTGGTGCAGCCTACCTGCTCAACATCTGCATGTCTGGTAGTCAGACTTTCCAGTTGACGCCTGTGCTTTGGCTTTTCCGTGAGGGCATGCTGTTTGTTGCCCTAGCTGCATCCGTTTTTAGTTTATTGCTAATTGCCGTGGAGCGTTACATGACAATAATTAAGGCACTGCCTCAGAAGTCAACCAGAAGCAGCTATCATAGGATTTATGGCCTGGTGGCTCTCTGCTGGGTTTTAGCGCTGGTGATTGGTTTCCTTCCCCTGTTAGGCTGGAACTGTGTATGCAGCCTGGATGAATGCTCCACCCTCCTCCCTCTCTACTCCAAGACCTACATCTTGTTCTCGCTGatcatcttcatcctcattCTTTTGGCTATAGGTGCCATCTACGGTGCCATCTACAGCCACGTGCATAAGAGTGCACAACCGGGCCTCCAGCGGTGTCGCAAACGCTCCCTCGCTTTGCTGAAAACAGTCATTACCATCGTGGGGGTCTTCATGCTCTGCTGGGGGCCGCTgttcctgctgctgctggtggacTTCTTCTGCAAATCCCGCCAGTGCACACCGCTCTTCAACGCAGATTTCTTCATCTCCTTGGCTGTCCTCAACTCAGGCCTCAACCCTATCATACACACACTAGGCAGCAGTGAGATGAGGAGAGCCATGACGCAGCTCCTGTGTCGCTGCTGCCCGAAAGCCATCTTGTGTCGCCCTGACGCACTGGCCTCCAAGGAAACCAGCAGCACATCAGAGAGCAGGCAGGACAGCCTGAGGAACAGTTTTAACAAGGTCAGGAACACGAGTGTCACCTCCCCGCCCCCAAACCCCAAAAAGGGCCACAAAGTGTCAAAGAAATGTAGGTTGAGTTCTACTACCAGCTGCCTTTCAGTTTCGAGTGGTTAG
- the s1pr4 gene encoding sphingosine 1-phosphate receptor 4 isoform X1 codes for MNKLCVLHKASTGKRRAATCERTSPRPAIQESVVQWFEWDDSLSCQEFWIPSSPQRGSDSHPSSSRAAMDHLSSLTSSSSCPHLYHLLAFPTNTSLANISGISHVILRHYNHTGRLKNRTVSSSQNHISASVVFFLFVSILIILENSLVLVAVVSHIRCSRRWVYVCIANITLSDILTGAAYLLNICMSGSQTFQLTPVLWLFREGMLFVALAASVFSLLLIAVERYMTIIKALPQKSTRSSYHRIYGLVALCWVLALVIGFLPLLGWNCVCSLDECSTLLPLYSKTYILFSLIIFILILLAIGAIYGAIYSHVHKSAQPGLQRCRKRSLALLKTVITIVGVFMLCWGPLFLLLLVDFFCKSRQCTPLFNADFFISLAVLNSGLNPIIHTLGSSEMRRAMTQLLCRCCPKAILCRPDALASKETSSTSESRQDSLRNSFNKVRNTSVTSPPPNPKKGHKVSKKCRLSSTTSCLSVSSG; via the coding sequence GAGTCTGTTGTCCAGTGGTTTGAGTGGGATGATAGCCTGTCTTGTCAGGAGTTTTGGATTCCCAGCTCACCCCAACGAGGTTCTGATTCTCATCCTTCCAGTTCAAGAGCAGCAATGGATCATCTCTCCTCCCTCACATCCTCATCCTCCTGCCCACACTTGTATCATTTACTCGCTTTCCCCACCAACACCTCCCTTGCAAACATCTCCGGGATCAGCCACGTGATCCTGCGGCATTACAACCACACGGGTCGTCTGAAGAACAGGACCGTCTCAAGCTCTCAGAACCACATCAGCGCCTCCGTggtcttcttcctctttgtcaGCATTCTCATCATCCTGGAGAATTCCCTGGTGCTGGTGGCTGTTGTTTCCCACATTCGCTGCAGTCGGCGTTGGGTTTACGTGTGCATCGCCAACATCACCCTCAGTGACATCCTGACTGGTGCAGCCTACCTGCTCAACATCTGCATGTCTGGTAGTCAGACTTTCCAGTTGACGCCTGTGCTTTGGCTTTTCCGTGAGGGCATGCTGTTTGTTGCCCTAGCTGCATCCGTTTTTAGTTTATTGCTAATTGCCGTGGAGCGTTACATGACAATAATTAAGGCACTGCCTCAGAAGTCAACCAGAAGCAGCTATCATAGGATTTATGGCCTGGTGGCTCTCTGCTGGGTTTTAGCGCTGGTGATTGGTTTCCTTCCCCTGTTAGGCTGGAACTGTGTATGCAGCCTGGATGAATGCTCCACCCTCCTCCCTCTCTACTCCAAGACCTACATCTTGTTCTCGCTGatcatcttcatcctcattCTTTTGGCTATAGGTGCCATCTACGGTGCCATCTACAGCCACGTGCATAAGAGTGCACAACCGGGCCTCCAGCGGTGTCGCAAACGCTCCCTCGCTTTGCTGAAAACAGTCATTACCATCGTGGGGGTCTTCATGCTCTGCTGGGGGCCGCTgttcctgctgctgctggtggacTTCTTCTGCAAATCCCGCCAGTGCACACCGCTCTTCAACGCAGATTTCTTCATCTCCTTGGCTGTCCTCAACTCAGGCCTCAACCCTATCATACACACACTAGGCAGCAGTGAGATGAGGAGAGCCATGACGCAGCTCCTGTGTCGCTGCTGCCCGAAAGCCATCTTGTGTCGCCCTGACGCACTGGCCTCCAAGGAAACCAGCAGCACATCAGAGAGCAGGCAGGACAGCCTGAGGAACAGTTTTAACAAGGTCAGGAACACGAGTGTCACCTCCCCGCCCCCAAACCCCAAAAAGGGCCACAAAGTGTCAAAGAAATGTAGGTTGAGTTCTACTACCAGCTGCCTTTCAGTTTCGAGTGGTTAG